DNA from Debaryomyces hansenii CBS767 chromosome A complete sequence:
TGATGTCAATAAGTTTAAACAATAGCTTAGGCATATGTTCCTACATATATCTCGAAATATAACCCAAATGCCAAACATATGGACCCTGCTAATCGATGAGAGAAATAAGTGCAAGACTTCCATACTAATTAGACAGGATATACAAATTGAATCATCATACGATGTACGATCAACAGTATTTCCATAGGCCGGTATTCATGAAAGCATTAGAAATAGTTAGCCCACGATAGTTCAAATTAAGTCAATTTCAATGGCTATTTAACCCTTTCTATTCTCCGTATCGTGAATTAGAGCTTATTTTGCCTATTATGAGCATTTAGAATTTTGAGCGAGGTTGCGAAAAAACCCAGTGTTAATGATCCAAACCTTCTTAATATGGAATTAAAAACACTATTCGTCGAATACTATGTGAATAATACTAGGATTGGTTCGATGGCAGTAGTTTGTATATACAGAATAAATAAAGCTAAGAAAAGTATAAATTATGGTAATATCCTATTAGTTATTAAGAGTGTATTATCTTTTTATAATTAGCTCACGATAATTATACTTTTGAATATCATGCAGTtaactttttcattatcagtTTTAACTACATTAGCTGTCTTGACGCATGCAGCATATGTTCCATCTCAACCATGGTCAACATTGACTCCTAGTGGTACTATTGATAGTGCTAGTGCATCTAGTAACTATGATGGATCATTCGCATTATCCATTAAGACCCTCGGAAAAGGCTCAACAGGAACTAGTGCTGCACCGGCAGCTCCAACTGGTGGTTCCGCAGATGAAACAGAAGCTTCAGCTGTTGCTGGAGCGGTTGCTAGTGATGCAGCAGTGTCTGTACCAACTGCACCAGCAGATATAGGAGCTTCTGCTGCTCCAGTTGAAAGCGGTGCAACTGCTTCAGTACCAACACCAGCAAGCGATGTTGGTGCTTCAGCTCCAACAGGCGAAGCAGCAGCATTGAGAAAGAGATCTGATATTGTAAACCAGCTTGGTGATGGTCAGATTCAACAAGGTGGTGGCTCGGGCTCTGACTCAGGCTCGGGTTCAGACTCAGGATCAGGTAGTGGAAGCTCTGGTGACTCAGGTTCTGGATCAGGTTCCGGATCAGGTTCAAGCAGTGAAGGTTCTGGTACCCCAGGTGGTGCTTCAGGCTCAGGATCCACTCCAGGATCAGGCAGTGAAGGCTCTGGTGCTCCAGGTGGTGCTTCAGGATCTGGATCAGGTAGTGAAGATTCTGGTGCTCCAGGTGGTGCTTCAGGATCTGACTCCACCCCAGGATCAGGTTCAGGTTCTGGTGCTCCAGGTGGTGCTTCAGGATCTGGATCAGGTAGTGAAGGTTCTGGTGCTCCAGGTGGTGCTTCAGGATCTGGATCAGGTAGTGAAGATTCTGGTGCTCCAGGTGGTGCTTCAGGATCTGACTCCACCCCAGGATCAGGTTCAGGTTCAGCCAGTGAAGGTTCAGGTTCCCCAGGGGGGGCTTCAGACTCAGGATCCACTCCAGGATCAGGTTCTAGTAGTGAAGGTTCTGGTGCCCCGGGCGGTGCTGGCGGAAATGATTCCCCAAGTAAGACTGCTGATGTTATGAACCAAATTGGTGATGGTCAAgttcaacaacaacaacaaactGGATCTCCTAACGGTCAAGCTGCTGCTCAGAGTCAAGAGGCGGGTGTTACTGCTGTTGCCGATAAGACCGCTGCCAATGTGGCTAGTCAGGTCAATGACGGTCAAGTTCAACAAACTGGTGCTGCTGACAGCAAAGCTGTTGGTACTGAAAATGGCGAGACTTGTCTCAAGTCCGACTCTTTGTCTGTTACCTTGAAAGATGGTGTATTGAGAGATAGCAAGGACAGAATTGGTGCAATTGTAGCTGGTcatcaattccaattcGATGGTCCACCTCCACAAGCTGGAACTATATACGCCGCTGGTTGGTCGGTTGTTCCAAGTGACTACTCTGGTTCATCATCCGAATCTAGTGATTCGTCCAACAGTAAGAGATCTGATTCCCCTGGAAAATTAGCTTTAGGTAGCCAAACTACTTTCTACAAGTGTAACTCTGGTGACTTCTACAACTTATACGATCAAAGCATTGGTTCCCAATgtgaagaagttgaagttACGATTTTAAAAGCTGTTGAATGTTAAGAATTGCTGCATATCCAAAAATACTAATGCAgtatatatttcatcaGGTTGATTTCTTCCGGCTATTTCGATTTTTCTAGGTCATTTTGCATCTTATTTATACCAATGTTTTATTACTATAACAATAAACAATtagaattttatattcctatttttgtaataatattctaatttatGATGACACAGTTCTATCTTAAGTGTATACGactattaatgaaatatgtGGATACTACTTTCAATTCGACTAAAATATGGTATTAGGCTATTTCAGGTATATATTTTACACTTCATCAAGACCAAAGACATATTTCAAGTCGCTAATATCAGATTCCATACTCTTCTGAGTGTTCCATTCATTCTTGGTGACGGaaaatgcaaaatcaataatatacacTTTTCCGTCCCTTGCACAAAGTATATTTTCTGTCTTTATATCCCCGTGTATAATTCCATGCCTGTGAATCACTTCCAACTGTCCCTTGGCCTTTCTGTACAACTCAATGTCTTTGTTATCTAACGGTATGGTTTCTATATAATGAGACAAGTTGAAATACCCTTTGGTTAGATAGTATCTATCAAGGCGGAATTTCATGTATCCTCTCTTGTGGGGTACATCCATCTTTCGTTGTTATAAGCCCTAAGacataattttaataagcTCTAATAGCCGTATTGGTTATTGGCCTTTCGGGGATCGTAGAACTTTGCAACGAGCTTTTCTGTGTCTTCAACATGACGGAGCAAATACTTCTTCATGTAATGGGCATCAATTGCAACAAGCTGcgaattataaatattacCACATTGGATGTGAATTCGAGaagatcttcttcttccaactCTTCATCTGCTTCATCACTAAACACCAATGTTGTCGATGATTGTGTACCAGATGTACCCGGTCTACTACCGGACGAGCCATCTGATCTTTCAGTGTTGTACTCCAAGATCTCGGTTTGCTCCTCATTCTGTTCCGGAGTAGCCCATAAATATTCTCTTAATTTAAGCATTCTTTCCTGCCTAATCTTTTCTGTTTCATAATCAACAAAAGCAGTGTAAAAAAAGTACATTAGTGCTTCTCGTAACGTAGACGAGGCTGAAAGACAGTCCAGTACTTTATATCTAAGAGGTAGAGTCTTGTGCTCGAAAAATCTGCTCTACCTTTGAGTTCATTTATGTTTCTTTCGAAACTATCTAGGTCAATCTCCACAAAGATAGCATACGAATCTGTAACAATACCcatatttgttttgaaataaaCCTTTTGAAAAAAACGATCGCTTGTTTcatgaatttattgatattgggTTGGTCAAAAATGTTGGCTCCAATCGTTGAAGTATTCCGTCCTACGTAACGTGGTATTATTGGGAACATCTTCTTTCGATAGTACAGAATACTTGCccattttttttaatgtGTAGGTCTGACAGTACCTTCGATGGTACACCACTCAGGTATTTTACACTCTTGATAGTTGGTTTGAGTTTTATGCCTAAATGTAAGGTTTTCAGCAAAAACGAGCAGATAGGCTGAACTAAGTGATCTTTAAACTCGAGTTTGTAAACATTCTCCAACTCTTCATCTCGATTACTTAAATCATAATCAACGAAAGCAAATCGTGAGATAACATTAATTAGCTTTCCATCCGGTGATAATCTAAGTATGTTCCGTATAGTACCAGCtatttcatcgtcatcaatTTTCGTTATATATTTAGGTTGATGATTAGATTAGTTGCTCCCTATTTAGTTTCTAATCCCTAAGCTTCCTTTGAAATTCACGAGAATTACTTCCTCTTATACTTTCAACCGTACGTGTAATAGactatttgaaatttacAGAATTGCTTATAACAAATAGATTTCCTAACATGGATAAAGGCATGTTCTCCTAAAGTCTTGTAAGGGAACTGGGTATACGCTAGGTAATTCTTATAACTAACTCATGATCTACTATGTAGATTCTACTAATCTAACTATATCTTAACTTATAGATTGACAACTAACTAATTACTCTCTATTTAGGTCCTAATACCTTGATCTCTATTCTGGGATGTGTACCGGAATCTATATACCTACATAGCTTGTATAGATATGAGTATGTTCACTTACATAACTCATAGAAGGTTCTATGGTCTAGCGGTATGACGTCTCTCTCACCCAGAGAAGGTCTCGAGTTCGATCCTCGATGGAatcatttttttatattttttacATTTGTATTTCAGTGCGCTCtttatatcaatatacATTAGTATAGATATTTTAACGAGTGAAATCTTTCAATGACTGTTATTTCTTAGCTGTTCCAcatttatttatgaatataCTAATCCCATAAGATTACTGATCTTGTGTCTTTTTTTAACATATTTATCTGTGATTGATAGATACACAAAACCTTTCCAAAACAGTAACGTTAAAATATAGTTCTTATTATAAAGACTTTATTCTAGTGATAATGATCACGTCTCTCTAATTCATTCATCAATGGTCTAGGTGAAGGAgcaaatcaatattatgCAAGatgtttgaaattaaatgcgctgattttgaagtgtttcaaatttcaagGTTGCAATTGTTAGAGAAGTGAAGCGCATATCATACAAGTAGCAGAAGAGCAGCAGCTAGATTTTGACGAGGCCGAAGATGTGTACATGCAAAATCGGGAATTGTATAGCTCTCAACTTGTGAAGTTTGAAGCTTAttatatgaagaaatatttactTTCTCCCGTGGACGATAAGGAAAAATTGGTAGCAAAATATATGATACTAGAATGGCAAACACAATCCACTATGGATATGTATCGAGCCCTAAAGAGGTATTGGAACAGTGCCTAAATGCCTATAATTCTGAACGGTTATTTTGCCAAATATTAGCGAACAACCCCGAATTCAATAGCTGCTACGTGCAACATAGAAGAGGATACATCAAAGTAACTGTTGCAAATCATTATCTAGCCAAAGGAAactttaatttattcaaatttatcaaaactGTTACCATGCCACGAGATACAGAAACATACGTTAAGGCTAAGAAGCAATTGGAAATCATACATCGAAATGGGATCATTCATGGAGATATATGGAAGGCTAACATCCTCTACACGAAAGAGGGCAAGGTTttcatcattgattttgcatcttCAATCCCAGAGAACCAATCCACTGATGAAATCAACAAGGAATCAGATAAGGCAGCCttggaaattatttttgaagattaGAGGTTTTTAGTGAATGTGTACGTTCTTAAGattaatatttggaataaaCTGTATAGTGgttttatatattgatatgCTTAGAATAGATATCCCAAAGAGTCAAATCGCTCTGccaaatgatttgaatggatttatatttttattttgaagatatcaCTATTAGAGACTAGCGTAATTAATAGACAAGTATTATTCCTATATTAAGCCTTGAAAGCACTATATAGCACTCCTAGCACACtcattctttttttcattCCTTGTATATATCAATTGCTAAGAACACATACGGGTTGTTTCCACTAGAAATGCATTGGGTACCTCTGTAAACACCCCTGAAGTTTTcctattttatttattaagaatcttttaataatgtacTTATACAATGAAGGTAAAAAGGAATGCTATTCGAtcatattaattaattgttctgtttattaaagaaagacATAAATACTTCTTAATCATCCTCATCGCTAGACATATTATCGTTATCACTATCTGATAAACCTTCTTCGGGATGACTACCGCTATCTTCgtcatcgtcttcatcctcGTTACTAGGATTCACATCAGACCAttctatataattttcTCCAATTAGAACCTTACATGTGGGTAATACTAGAGGATCAAAAGGAAAGTATGCTTCTAAATCAAGAAACTCCTGTTTCTGTTTAAAATTACCAACAGCAGAAGGCAAGTTTTTAGTTC
Protein-coding regions in this window:
- a CDS encoding DEHA2A00946p (some similarities with uniprot|Q03180 Saccharomyces cerevisiae YKL163W PIR3 Protein containing tandem internal repeats); protein product: MQLTFSLSVLTTLAVLTHAAYVPSQPWSTLTPSGTIDSASASSNYDGSFALSIKTLGKGSTGTSAAPAAPTGGSADETEASAVAGAVASDAAVSVPTAPADIGASAAPVESGATASVPTPASDVGASAPTGEAAALRKRSDIVNQLGDGQIQQGGGSGSDSGSGSDSGSGSGSSGDSGSGSGSGSGSSSEGSGTPGGASGSGSTPGSGSEGSGAPGGASGSGSGSEDSGAPGGASGSDSTPGSGSGSGAPGGASGSGSGSEGSGAPGGASGSGSGSEDSGAPGGASGSDSTPGSGSGSASEGSGSPGGASDSGSTPGSGSSSEGSGAPGGAGGNDSPSKTADVMNQIGDGQVQQQQQTGSPNGQAAAQSQEAGVTAVADKTAANVASQVNDGQVQQTGAADSKAVGTENGETCLKSDSLSVTLKDGVLRDSKDRIGAIVAGHQFQFDGPPPQAGTIYAAGWSVVPSDYSGSSSESSDSSNSKRSDSPGKLALGSQTTFYKCNSGDFYNLYDQSIGSQCEEVEVTILKAVEC
- a CDS encoding DEHA2A00968p (no similarity), whose amino-acid sequence is MDVPHKRGYMKFRLDRYYLTKGYFNLSHYIETIPLDNKDIELYRKAKGQLEVIHRHGIIHGDIKTENILCARDGKVYIIDFAFSVTKNEWNTQKSMESDISDLKYVFGLDEV
- a CDS encoding DEHA2A01012p (no similarity), whose translation is MANTIHYGYVSSPKEVLEQCLNAYNSERLFCQILANNPEFNSCYVQHRRGYIKVTVANHYLAKGNFNLFKFIKTVTMPRDTETYVKAKKQLEIIHRNGIIHGDIWKANILYTKEGKVFIIDFASSIPENQSTDEINKESDKAALEIIFED